Proteins from a genomic interval of Chryseobacterium indologenes:
- a CDS encoding biopolymer transporter ExbD: protein MAEVQVQEKGGKGGKVRSKKQSTRVDMTPMVDLGFLLITFFMFTTTFSKPNVMDLGLPAKPKKDQPKPPPTEIKLSNSISILLGKDNRVFWHQQDPTSLNDQNLMETTLDREGIRKVIQQAKSKAADQSKFTVIIKPTDDAVYKNFVDILDEMAITKSEQYGVTDIKPFEKAVYEKKIGGAAAPAATK, encoded by the coding sequence ATGGCAGAAGTACAAGTACAGGAAAAAGGCGGCAAGGGCGGCAAAGTCCGTTCCAAGAAGCAGAGTACCAGAGTCGATATGACTCCGATGGTGGACTTGGGTTTTCTATTGATTACCTTCTTTATGTTCACAACTACATTCAGTAAACCGAATGTTATGGACTTAGGTCTTCCGGCTAAACCTAAAAAGGATCAGCCGAAACCTCCTCCAACAGAAATTAAACTTTCTAACTCAATTTCTATCTTATTAGGAAAAGATAACAGAGTGTTCTGGCACCAGCAGGATCCAACTTCCTTGAATGACCAGAATCTTATGGAAACTACTCTTGACAGAGAAGGAATTAGAAAAGTAATTCAGCAGGCAAAATCTAAAGCTGCAGATCAAAGTAAATTTACCGTGATCATTAAGCCAACTGACGATGCTGTATATAAGAACTTTGTTGATATTCTTGACGAAATGGCAATTACCAAAAGCGAACAATACGGTGTTACCGATATAAAGCCTTTTGAAAAAGCTGTTTATGAAAAGAAAATTGGTGGTGCTGCTGCACCGGCTGCTACAAAGTAA
- a CDS encoding biopolymer transporter ExbD: MARVKPKRHGVITDMTAMCDVAFLLLTFFILTTQFKKPDVEQIKPPSSISEKLLPDASLMTINATPDGKFYFQPVENASERVALLDKMGQKYGITFDNNQKAAFQKVQAIGVPMNQLKGYLDMPADEQKNYKSPTGIPMDSTNKQLIDWVKESLSVNPDYKLAIKGDVTTQYPKVKSLFEGLRDIDFLKFWLITSQEGKPNE; encoded by the coding sequence ATGGCGAGAGTCAAACCAAAAAGACATGGAGTAATTACGGACATGACTGCAATGTGTGACGTTGCGTTCCTACTCCTTACGTTCTTTATCTTGACCACTCAGTTTAAAAAACCTGACGTGGAGCAGATCAAACCGCCATCTTCAATTTCGGAAAAATTGCTTCCTGATGCTAGTTTAATGACTATCAACGCTACTCCGGACGGAAAATTCTATTTCCAGCCAGTAGAAAACGCATCAGAAAGAGTTGCTCTTTTGGATAAAATGGGACAAAAGTATGGAATTACTTTTGACAACAACCAAAAAGCTGCTTTCCAGAAAGTTCAGGCAATTGGAGTTCCAATGAACCAACTAAAAGGGTACTTGGATATGCCTGCAGATGAGCAGAAAAATTATAAGAGTCCTACAGGTATTCCTATGGACAGTACAAATAAGCAATTAATCGACTGGGTAAAAGAAAGTTTAAGCGTTAATCCTGACTACAAGTTAGCTATTAAAGGTGACGTTACAACTCAGTACCCTAAAGTAAAAAGCTTGTTTGAAGGTTTAAGAGATATTGATTTTCTTAAATTTTGGTTGATTACATCACAAGAAGGTAAACCTAACGAATAA
- a CDS encoding MotA/TolQ/ExbB proton channel family protein produces MEMNVSKNDEQVVARKAGGLNPAVIIPILFAIGVCIYLFVLGSPGNFKDADKLGSGSVAFSSIEGKDIHPESFLGIIYKGGVIVPILITFMITVIVFSFERYFVLGKAAGKGNLDNFVVQVRSLLNQNKIDEAIEECDRQQGSVGNVVKEGLTTYKALSHDNTLNKEQKMVALNKAIEEATTLEMPMLEKNMMILSTLGTVATLVALLGTVIGMIKAFFALGSGGGTPDAAALSTGISEALINTALGIGTSAIAIILYNFFTSKIDGLTYKIDEISMSIQQSFAEFN; encoded by the coding sequence ATGGAAATGAATGTTTCAAAAAATGATGAGCAAGTAGTTGCTAGAAAAGCAGGAGGTTTAAATCCAGCTGTTATTATTCCTATTCTATTTGCTATAGGAGTATGTATTTATTTATTCGTTCTTGGTAGCCCAGGAAACTTCAAAGATGCAGACAAACTGGGAAGCGGATCTGTAGCGTTTTCAAGTATTGAAGGAAAAGACATTCACCCAGAATCGTTTTTAGGTATTATCTACAAAGGAGGGGTTATCGTACCAATCTTGATTACTTTCATGATTACTGTAATCGTTTTCTCTTTTGAAAGATATTTCGTTCTTGGTAAAGCTGCAGGAAAAGGAAACTTAGACAACTTCGTTGTACAAGTAAGAAGCTTACTAAACCAAAACAAAATTGATGAAGCTATCGAAGAGTGCGACAGACAACAGGGTTCTGTAGGTAACGTAGTGAAAGAAGGTCTTACTACTTACAAAGCACTTTCTCATGATAACACATTAAATAAAGAGCAGAAAATGGTAGCACTTAACAAAGCTATCGAAGAAGCTACAACTCTTGAGATGCCAATGCTTGAGAAAAACATGATGATCCTTTCTACTTTAGGTACTGTTGCAACGTTAGTAGCACTACTTGGAACGGTAATCGGTATGATCAAGGCGTTCTTCGCATTAGGTTCAGGAGGTGGTACTCCGGATGCTGCTGCTCTATCTACTGGTATCTCTGAAGCCTTGATCAACACGGCATTAGGTATTGGTACTTCAGCAATCGCTATTATCCTTTATAACTTCTTTACTTCTAAAATTGACGGATTAACTTACAAGATCGACGAGATCTCTATGAGTATCCAACAATCTTTCGCTGAATTCAACTAA
- a CDS encoding leucine--tRNA ligase: protein MFYDHQQIEKKWQKYWEENQTYKTSDNTDKPKFYVLDMFPYPSGAGLHVGHPLGYIASDIYARYKRHQGFNVLHPVGYDSFGLPAEQYAIQTGQHPAITTEQNINRYEEQLRKIGFSFDWSREVRTSDASYYKWTQWIFIQLYHSWYNKNTDKAEPIDTLIQHFEQKGTEGLNANQNDELNFTAEEWKSASEIDKEDILLNYRLAYRAETTVNWCPALGTVLANDEVKDGKSERGGFPVFQKKMMQWSMRISAYSERLLQGLATLDWPQPLKDSQEYWIGKSQGAQVQFDVEGHDEIVEVFTTRPDTIFGATFMVLAPENPLVDTITTDAQKAEVDTYIEETSKKTERDRMSDVKNVSGAFTGSYAINPFSGERMPIYISDYVLMGYGTGAVMAVPAHDERDHRFAKKFNLEIKKVVETEEDVQEKSFDSKDSVCVNSDFLNGLNYNDAKSKIISEIETKGIGHGTTNYKQRDAIFSRQRYWGEPVPIYYKDGMPYTLPTSALPLELPEVEKYLPTEDGDPPLGNAKTFAWDEANQKVVATDLIDDQTTFPLELSTMPGWAGSSWYFLRYMDPHNDGEFSAKNLSDYWGQVDLYIGGSEHATGHLLYSRFWNMFLKDRGWINHDEPFQKLINQGMILGMSAFVYRIDGTNQYVSKNLAKDYQTQQIHVDVSLLKGTSDELDTEAFKAWRPDYADAEFILEDGKYITDREVEKMSKSKYNVVNPDDICEEYGADGLRLYEMFLGPLEQSKPWNTQGLSGVYGFLKKFWNLYFNGDVFEVSDEEPTKAEYKVLHTLIKKVVYDIENFSFNTSVSSFMIAVNELQKLKCNKRSILEPLAVIISPYAPHICEELWSLLGHETSIEFEKFPVLNEDYLIEDEIEYPVSVNGKMKFKISLSAQFSAKEVEDLVISNEKMQQILEGKTPKKIIVVPHRIVNIVI, encoded by the coding sequence GTGTTTTACGATCATCAGCAGATAGAAAAAAAGTGGCAGAAATACTGGGAGGAAAATCAAACCTATAAAACCTCCGATAATACCGATAAACCTAAATTTTATGTACTCGATATGTTCCCGTACCCATCCGGGGCCGGACTTCACGTAGGTCACCCGCTGGGATACATTGCATCAGATATTTATGCGAGATATAAAAGACATCAGGGGTTTAACGTGCTCCACCCTGTAGGATATGACAGTTTCGGACTTCCTGCTGAGCAGTATGCCATCCAGACAGGACAGCATCCGGCAATCACTACAGAGCAAAACATCAACAGATACGAAGAGCAATTGAGAAAAATCGGATTTTCATTTGACTGGAGCAGGGAAGTAAGAACTTCTGATGCTTCCTATTACAAGTGGACACAATGGATTTTTATTCAGTTGTATCATTCTTGGTATAATAAAAATACGGATAAGGCAGAACCTATCGATACCCTGATTCAGCATTTTGAACAAAAAGGGACCGAAGGATTGAATGCCAATCAGAATGACGAATTAAACTTTACCGCTGAAGAGTGGAAAAGTGCTTCCGAAATTGATAAAGAAGATATCTTATTGAATTACCGTCTTGCCTACAGAGCCGAAACTACCGTAAACTGGTGCCCTGCATTAGGAACTGTATTAGCCAATGATGAGGTAAAAGACGGGAAATCTGAAAGAGGAGGATTTCCTGTATTTCAGAAAAAAATGATGCAGTGGAGCATGAGAATATCTGCTTATTCAGAAAGATTATTACAGGGACTTGCTACACTGGATTGGCCACAGCCTTTGAAAGATTCTCAAGAGTATTGGATCGGAAAATCTCAGGGAGCACAGGTTCAGTTCGACGTAGAAGGACATGACGAAATCGTTGAAGTATTTACTACAAGACCTGATACTATTTTTGGAGCTACATTTATGGTACTGGCTCCTGAAAACCCTTTGGTAGATACAATCACTACAGATGCCCAAAAGGCAGAAGTCGATACATATATAGAAGAAACTTCCAAAAAAACCGAAAGAGACAGAATGTCCGACGTGAAAAACGTGAGCGGAGCGTTCACCGGAAGCTATGCAATCAATCCGTTCAGTGGTGAGAGAATGCCAATCTATATTTCAGACTATGTATTGATGGGATACGGAACAGGAGCTGTGATGGCTGTTCCGGCACATGACGAGCGTGATCATAGATTTGCGAAGAAATTTAATTTAGAAATTAAAAAAGTAGTAGAAACCGAAGAAGATGTTCAGGAAAAATCTTTTGATTCTAAAGATTCTGTTTGTGTAAATTCTGATTTCTTAAACGGATTAAATTATAACGATGCAAAATCAAAAATAATTTCCGAGATCGAAACCAAAGGTATTGGACACGGAACGACGAACTACAAACAACGTGATGCGATTTTCTCAAGACAAAGATATTGGGGAGAACCTGTTCCTATATATTATAAGGATGGGATGCCATATACATTACCAACTTCTGCGTTGCCATTGGAACTTCCGGAAGTTGAAAAATATCTGCCAACAGAAGATGGAGATCCGCCATTAGGAAATGCAAAAACATTTGCATGGGATGAAGCGAATCAAAAAGTAGTGGCTACAGATTTAATTGATGACCAGACCACATTCCCATTGGAATTGTCTACAATGCCAGGATGGGCCGGAAGCTCATGGTATTTCCTTAGATATATGGATCCCCATAATGATGGTGAATTTTCTGCAAAGAATCTTTCCGATTATTGGGGACAGGTAGATTTGTATATCGGAGGTAGCGAGCACGCAACCGGTCACTTATTATATTCCCGTTTCTGGAATATGTTCTTAAAAGACAGAGGCTGGATCAATCATGATGAGCCTTTCCAGAAATTGATCAATCAGGGAATGATTCTCGGAATGAGCGCATTCGTTTATAGAATTGACGGGACCAATCAATATGTATCTAAAAATTTAGCAAAAGACTATCAGACCCAACAAATCCATGTTGATGTATCCTTATTAAAAGGAACCTCTGACGAATTGGATACCGAAGCTTTCAAAGCATGGAGACCTGATTATGCAGATGCAGAATTTATCCTGGAAGACGGAAAATACATCACAGACCGTGAAGTTGAAAAAATGTCCAAATCCAAATATAATGTCGTGAATCCTGATGATATCTGTGAAGAATACGGAGCAGACGGATTAAGATTATATGAAATGTTCCTGGGACCATTGGAGCAATCCAAACCTTGGAATACTCAGGGATTAAGTGGAGTGTACGGATTCCTTAAAAAATTCTGGAACCTTTATTTCAACGGAGACGTATTCGAAGTTTCTGATGAAGAGCCTACAAAAGCTGAATATAAAGTTCTACATACCTTAATTAAAAAGGTGGTGTACGACATTGAAAACTTCTCTTTCAATACTTCCGTATCTTCCTTTATGATTGCCGTGAATGAACTTCAGAAATTAAAATGCAACAAACGCAGCATTCTGGAACCTCTTGCCGTAATCATCTCTCCATATGCCCCTCACATCTGTGAAGAACTTTGGAGCCTGCTGGGACATGAAACCTCTATCGAATTTGAAAAGTTTCCTGTATTAAATGAGGATTATCTCATCGAAGATGAAATTGAATATCCGGTAAGCGTAAATGGTAAAATGAAGTTCAAAATTTCCCTTTCCGCTCAGTTTTCTGCTAAGGAAGTAGAAGATTTGGTGATTTCAAATGAGAAAATGCAACAGATTTTGGAAGGAAAAACCCCTAAAAAAATCATTGTAGTTCCTCACCGTATTGTGAATATCGTAATTTAA
- a CDS encoding lipocalin family protein: protein MKKLLLLFAGVSLLVATGCNNDNDNVREAPLVGLWQPLKEVVTTVETGEQPISDQITYTDCQKLSRWWFSTETNGKKIDVTEPTTAGGTCNILPDKNFTYTYEKGAKTVIMKFQGIVEPVSAKVVTLNDTTLNLAVREETQDPTVFKTRTYTFTRVNPQK, encoded by the coding sequence ATGAAGAAATTACTACTACTATTTGCAGGGGTGTCATTATTGGTGGCTACCGGATGTAATAACGATAATGATAATGTTAGGGAAGCACCGCTTGTAGGACTTTGGCAACCGTTAAAAGAAGTGGTTACTACAGTAGAGACGGGAGAACAACCGATTTCAGATCAGATTACTTATACCGATTGCCAGAAGCTATCCAGATGGTGGTTCAGCACTGAAACCAATGGGAAAAAAATAGATGTAACGGAGCCTACTACTGCTGGTGGCACATGTAATATTTTGCCGGACAAAAACTTTACCTACACCTATGAAAAAGGGGCGAAGACGGTTATCATGAAATTTCAGGGAATTGTAGAACCTGTTTCAGCAAAGGTGGTGACTCTGAACGATACGACTCTCAACCTGGCAGTAAGAGAAGAGACTCAGGATCCGACTGTATTTAAAACAAGGACATATACTTTTACGAGAGTAAATCCTCAGAAATAA
- a CDS encoding acyltransferase has product MQDITKNNFDFIRVLLAFIVFVGHLGALSQSASLKILEYSPVEVAVFSFFIVSGFLIARSYERSSSLKSYAKKRFNRIVPAYLLVVFLCTILLSLVSTLSFSEYFGNAQVYKYAFWNSLFMNFKAPWLPGVFGNQAVNGALWTLKIEMCFYIAVPFMFLLFGKNNKFRNISLVILYFLSLVFLNYFEMTGRPAISRQLPGSLCYFIGGMLIYFNFNKFIQYKNTLFIIAILTVWIDLIFKIKLFSPIMISIIVLYIAYSFKFLNNFGKYGDFTYGIYIFHFPIIRVFQTLGLFEDYNPYMMSIVCMLVVIGVGITSWHLYEKRFL; this is encoded by the coding sequence ATGCAGGATATAACGAAAAACAATTTTGACTTTATACGTGTTCTCCTTGCTTTCATTGTCTTCGTTGGGCATTTGGGAGCATTAAGCCAATCCGCTTCACTTAAAATCCTTGAATATAGCCCAGTAGAAGTCGCAGTTTTCTCGTTTTTCATTGTCAGTGGTTTTTTAATTGCAAGAAGCTATGAAAGATCTTCGAGCCTGAAAAGCTATGCGAAGAAGAGGTTCAACAGGATTGTTCCCGCTTATTTGTTGGTGGTTTTCCTTTGTACCATTTTATTAAGTTTGGTAAGCACCCTGTCTTTTTCTGAATATTTCGGCAACGCTCAGGTGTATAAATATGCATTCTGGAATTCTCTTTTTATGAATTTCAAAGCCCCATGGCTTCCCGGAGTATTTGGCAACCAGGCAGTAAACGGGGCACTCTGGACCCTTAAAATAGAAATGTGTTTTTATATTGCTGTTCCGTTCATGTTTTTATTGTTTGGAAAGAATAATAAGTTTAGAAATATCAGTCTCGTCATATTGTATTTTTTGTCATTGGTATTCCTGAATTATTTTGAGATGACGGGCAGACCTGCGATCTCAAGACAGCTTCCCGGCTCACTATGCTATTTCATCGGAGGAATGCTTATCTATTTTAATTTTAACAAATTCATTCAGTATAAAAATACGCTCTTCATCATTGCCATCCTGACAGTATGGATAGACCTTATTTTTAAAATAAAGCTTTTCTCGCCTATCATGATCAGTATTATTGTCCTGTATATTGCTTATTCTTTTAAATTTCTGAATAATTTCGGAAAATACGGAGACTTCACGTATGGAATATATATCTTCCACTTCCCTATTATCAGGGTCTTTCAGACGTTAGGCCTTTTTGAAGATTACAATCCTTATATGATGAGTATTGTTTGTATGCTGGTAGTTATCGGGGTGGGTATTACCTCATGGCATCTGTATGAAAAAAGATTTTTATAA
- a CDS encoding glycosyltransferase, with the protein MKDLVSIITPCYNSAEFIEETIQSVLNQTNPNWEWLITDDLSKDNTVEIIRKYNDPRIKLQVLEKNGGAGNARNNSLERAQGRYIAFLDSDDYWYPEYLETMTDYMQEHHAELVYCNYSRCDEQLQPILKDFMADTIVTFSNLLKTCRLAPVSTMYDTKRVGKFMFPVKSKREDHVMWLNLLKVIPEGMPINKTMAKYRMRENSVSRKKKNIIKDQYLVYKDFMGFSTVKSLYYTANWALNGFLKYSKIFN; encoded by the coding sequence ATGAAAGACCTTGTCTCCATTATCACTCCCTGTTACAATTCCGCAGAATTCATTGAGGAAACGATACAATCAGTTCTTAATCAAACCAACCCGAATTGGGAATGGCTGATCACGGATGACCTTTCCAAGGATAATACTGTAGAAATTATCAGAAAGTATAATGACCCCAGAATAAAACTTCAGGTTTTAGAGAAAAACGGTGGTGCCGGCAACGCAAGAAACAACAGCCTTGAAAGAGCTCAGGGAAGGTATATAGCATTTCTTGATTCTGATGATTACTGGTATCCGGAATACCTTGAAACGATGACAGATTATATGCAGGAGCACCATGCTGAGCTCGTCTACTGCAATTATTCCAGATGTGACGAACAGCTACAGCCTATCCTCAAAGATTTCATGGCCGATACTATAGTTACTTTTTCTAATTTATTAAAGACCTGCAGACTGGCTCCGGTTTCTACGATGTACGACACCAAAAGAGTCGGAAAATTCATGTTCCCTGTAAAAAGCAAGCGTGAAGATCATGTGATGTGGCTTAACCTTTTAAAGGTTATCCCCGAAGGAATGCCTATCAACAAGACAATGGCCAAATACAGAATGCGCGAAAACAGTGTTTCCCGGAAAAAGAAAAATATCATTAAAGATCAGTATCTGGTGTATAAGGATTTCATGGGATTTTCTACCGTAAAATCATTATATTATACTGCAAACTGGGCACTAAACGGTTTTCTAAAATATTCAAAAATTTTCAACTGA
- a CDS encoding deoxyuridine 5'-triphosphate nucleotidohydrolase — protein MEYSKEFKAALSAFSSQEKDKLIFRLLRKDKLLSKKLYFELIDPENTDDKRNAMEEQVEEKILLASKYIGNAKYFLTIIRKISAEITEHVKITTDKFGEVSLNLLMVSKILDYNNDLSRQRFDNVYKLYIYMINKVFKSLVLVKKLDEDYWMEIDEYLRDIQTKISENHYLQKLCINNNLDFKWFVCDDIPDNIDQIMKDIKKQGFLR, from the coding sequence ATGGAGTATTCGAAAGAGTTTAAAGCTGCATTGAGTGCCTTTTCCAGCCAGGAGAAAGACAAGCTTATTTTCAGATTGCTGAGAAAAGATAAATTGCTGTCAAAAAAGCTGTATTTCGAGCTAATCGATCCTGAGAACACGGATGATAAAAGAAATGCTATGGAAGAACAGGTGGAGGAAAAAATTCTTTTGGCTTCAAAATACATTGGAAATGCCAAGTACTTCCTGACCATTATCCGGAAAATAAGTGCTGAAATCACCGAACATGTTAAGATTACAACAGACAAATTCGGGGAAGTCTCGTTGAATTTACTGATGGTCAGCAAAATTTTAGATTATAACAACGATCTCAGCAGGCAAAGGTTTGACAACGTGTACAAACTGTATATTTATATGATCAATAAGGTATTCAAATCACTTGTTTTAGTCAAAAAACTGGACGAAGATTATTGGATGGAAATTGATGAATACCTCCGCGATATCCAGACAAAAATTTCAGAAAATCATTATCTGCAGAAACTTTGTATCAATAATAATCTTGACTTTAAATGGTTTGTATGTGATGACATTCCCGACAACATAGATCAGATCATGAAAGACATAAAAAAACAGGGATTCTTAAGATAG